The Syngnathus typhle isolate RoL2023-S1 ecotype Sweden linkage group LG16, RoL_Styp_1.0, whole genome shotgun sequence genome includes a region encoding these proteins:
- the msh4 gene encoding mutS protein homolog 4: MFRSSTEDIATSDTSDSGNTSEVSSLERSLGNGTTSRNPVSASPASSSQSLEEGSSHSSTGPSPPRPSIGRFPPSLQLGRTISPHIARTSDSSSLEVTPSLRKTPGSARVTHPARTPLIDTAGSYSSSTTASGATVIVALVEGRGLARGEIGMASLNVKYPELVLSQFADTGTYAKVITKVHILLPMEILMPDTACDKGKGTKLFNLITENFQGAAFTAIQRKYFNEKKGLEYIQQLCAPEFSTVLMEVQAKYYCLAAAAALLKYLEFIQNSVYAAKSLKVSFKGSEQTAMIDSASASNMELVMNNRNHRSDHTLLGVLNYTKTPGGARRLRSNILEPLIDVDTINIRLDAIQEMLQNEELFFGLKNAIGHFLDIDQLLSVLVQVPKQQTVQVAEAKITHVIQLKHTLDLVPQLRVVLKNCNTSLLKAYSTSLEDDRFDMISKQILTVINDQTTYLKGNFNMRTQKCYAVRPNINEFLDIARRAYTEIVDDISVLVNQMAEKYDFPMRTSFSTARGFFIQMKLNGILLPEGKLPPEFIKVVKHKNNYGFTTADLVKLNDRCDEALREIVHMSYVVVCQLLSTIREHIHCLYKLSDAVSMLDMLLSLANGCTLSDYVRPEFTDTLAIKQGRHPILERMPGQQLVSNNCYISEGSNFVIITGPNMSGKSTYLKQVALCQIMAQIGSFVPAEYASFRVADQIFTRIGIDDDFETNSSTFMMEMKEVSYIIHNVSERSLIIIDELGRGTSAEEGIGLCHSVCEFLLGIKAFTLFTTHYLELCQLASLYPCVDNQHMKVQHTRTRDTGIEKIVYTHLLSQGFSEEKHYGLRAAELTSLPSSIIQEAKTIASKVTEQLLAKRKRDPETERQRALHCLGTRLLQAARNSRLDPNSLRMYLKWLRTQYETELEATRLPPTSDT, from the exons ATGTTTCGTAGTAGTACAGAAGATATTGCAACTAGTGATACTTCTGACAGTGGAAATACTTCTGAGGTATCTTCATTAGAAAGAAGCCTTGGCAATGGAACTACCTCTCGTAATCCAGTATCAGCTTCCCCTGCTTCGTCCTCTCAAAGTTTGGAAGAAGGAAGTTCTCACTCTAGCACCGGTCCATCACCTCCTCGCCCCTCCATAG GTCGATTCCCCCCGAGTCTTCAGTTAGGAAGAACCATTTCACCCCACATTGCTCGTACCTCGGACAGCTCCTCTCTTGAAGTAACACCGAGCCTCAGGAAGACCCCGGGTTCTGCTCGGGTTACACACCCTGCACGGACGCCGTTGATAGACACTG CTGGAAGTTACTCCTCTTCTACCACAGCTTCTGGTGCAACTGTGATTGTAGCCCTGGTTGAAGGGCGCGGTTTGGCCAGGGGGGAGATTGGAATGGCCAGTCTTAACGTGAAATATCCAGAACTTGTACTCTCTCAGTTTGCGGACACTGGAACATATGCTAAG GTCATAACCAAGGTTCATATCTTGTTACCGATGGAAATACTGATGCCAGACACTGCTTGTGATAAGGGAAAAGGGACAAAGCTCTTCAACCTTATCACAGAGAACTTCCAG GGTGCTGCTTTCACCGCAATCCAAAGGAAAtatttcaatgaaaagaaaggaCTGGAGTACATCCAGCAGCTCTGTGCTCCAGAATTTAGCACTGTCCTGATGGAAGTTCAAGCTAA ATATTATTGCCTAGCGGCTGCGGCTGCTTTACTGAAATACTTGGAGTTCATTCAGAACTCTGTGTATGCTGCCAAGTCACTAAAAGTGAGCTTTAAAGGAAGCGAACAGACAGCTATGATCGACTCGGCGTCTGCCAGTAACATGGAGCTTGTAATGAACAACAGAAACCACAG GAGCGACCATACCCTTCTAGGCGTCCTCAACTACACAAAAACTCCCGGCGGCGCCAGAAGGTTACGCTCCAATATTCTGGAGCCTCTGATAGATGTGGATACCATCAACATACGCTTGGACGCCATACAAGAAATGCTACAGAATGAGGAGCTGTTCTTTGGATTGAAGAATG CTATAGGTCACTTCCTTGACATTGACCAGCTGCTCTCTGTTCTGGTCCAGGTCCCAAAACAGCAGACA GTTCAGGTTGCTGAAGCGAAGATTACACATGTCATTCAGCTGAAACACACTTTGGATTTGGTGCCACAGTTGAGG GTGGTGTTAAAGAACTGCAACACATCTCTTCTTAAAGCATACAGCACTTCACTAGAGGACGACAG ATTCGACATGATCTCGAAGCAGATCCTCACCGTCATTAATGACCAAACCACCTACCTGAAGGGGAACTTTAACATGCGCACGCAGAAGTGCTATGCCGTGAGACCCAACATCAACGAGTTCCTGGACATTGCCCGACGAGCTTATACAGAAATAGTGGACGACATTTCAG TACTAGTAAACCAGATGGCGGAAAAATATGACTTTCCCATGCGCACAAGCTTCAGCACCGCTCGAGGGTTCTTCATCCAGATGAAACTGAACGGAATATTGCTACCTGAGGGAAAGCTTCCTCCCGAGTTCATCAAG GTCGTCAAACACAAGAACAACTATGGCTTTACCACCGCAGATCTGGTGAAGTTGAACGACCGCTGCGATGAAGCCCTGAGGGAGATCGTCCACATGTCCTACGT GGTGGTATGTCAACTGCTCAGCACTATCCGTGAACATATTCATTGCCTCTACAAGCTCTCTGATGCTGTATCAATGCTGGATATGCTGCTGTCCCTGGCAAACGGATGCACCCTCTCCGACTATG TGCGACCAGAGTTCACGGACACATTAGCCATCAAACAGGGTCGACATCCCATCCTGGAGCGAATGCCCGGACAGCAGCTTGTGTCCAACAACTGTTACATCTCCGAGGGCAGCAACTTTGTCATCATCACAGGGCCCAACATGAGCGGGAAATCCACATATCTCAAACAGGTGGCACTGTGTCAGATCATGGCTCAAATAG GTTCTTTCGTCCCCGCTGAGTATGCTTCTTTCCGTGTAGCTGATCAGATTTTCACCAGAATTGGCATCGATGATGATTTCGAAACAAACtcttccacatttatgatggaaaTGAAGGAG GTGTCATACATAATCCACAATGTCAGCGAGCGGTCCCTCATCATCATCGATGAGCTGGGACGGGGCACCAGTGCTGAAGAAGGCATTGGACTATGTCACTCGGTTTGTGAGTTTCTCCTCGGCATCAAG GCCTTCACGCTATTTACCACGCACTACCTTGAGCTTTGCCAACTAGCATCTCTGTATCCCTGTGTGGATAATCAGCACATGAAGGttcaacacacacgcactcgtGACACTGGCATTGAGAAAATAGTGTACACACACCTACTGAGTCAAGGATTCTCTGAAGAAAAACATTACG GCCTCAGAGCGGCAGAATTGACCTCACTTCCTTCGAGCATAATCCAGGAAGCAAAGACAATCGCTTCTAAAGTCACCGAGCAGCTTTTG GCCAAGCGTAAGCGTGATCCAGAAACAGAGAGGCAGCGCGCTTTACACTGTTTGGGCACCCGCCTGCTGCAAGCTGCCAGAAACTCCAGACTTGACCCGAACAGCCTACGCATGTATCTGAAATGGCTAAGGACGCAGTATGAGACAGAGCTGGAGGCTACAAGGCTGCCGCCAACCTCTGACACCTAA
- the vcpkmt gene encoding protein-lysine methyltransferase METTL21D: MAAQGEHNNYFVREIEKTNGSFLTVSQCYMGDVGCVVWDAAIVLAKYLETQQFYDPTSGVNLWAGRRVVELGAGTGVVGLMAATLGADVSVTDLEDLQTLLKVNIQDNQTLISTGSISAKVLKWGEDVSGFLPPPHYVLMADCIYYEQSITPLVETLKLLSGPETCIICCYEQRTEGINPKVEKQFFKLLQESFNCEEIPLSKHDSEFRSPDIHILHVRKKVSSC; the protein is encoded by the exons ATGGCGGCGCAGGGAGAGCACAACAATTATTTTGTGAGAGAAATTGAGAAAACCAACGGTTCTTTCTTAACAGTGAGTCAATGTTACATGGGGGACGTGGGTTGCGTGGTGTGGGATGCAGCCATCGTTCTTGCCAAATATTTAGAAACCCAACAATTTTACGATCCGACCTCCGGAGTGAATTTATGGGCTGGCCGAAGAGTGGTGGAGTTGGGAGCTGGGACTGGGGTCGTTGGTTTGATGGCAGCAACCCTAGG TGCTGATGTTAGTGTGACAGACTTGGAAGATCTACAGACCCTCCTGAAAGTGAACATTCAAGACAATCAGACTCTCATCAGTACCGGATCCATAAGTGCCAAGGTACTGAAATG GGGTGAAGATGTATCCGGTTTCCTTCCACCTCCACACTATGTACTTATGGCGGATTGCATTTATTACGAGCAG TCAATTACCCCGCTGGTGGAGACCTTGAAGCTGCTCAGTGGACCAGAGACCTGCATCATTTGTTGCTATGAGCAACGCACTGAGGGCATCAACCCGAAAGTGGAGAAACAGTTTTTTAAA TTGCTGCAGGAGAGCTTCAACTGTGAAGAAATCCCTCTGAGCAAACACGATAGCGAGTTTAGGAGTCCAGACATTCACATCCTGCATGTTAGGAAAAAAGTTTCATCTTGTTAG
- the arf6b gene encoding ADP-ribosylation factor 6b: MGKMLSKIFGNKEMRILMLGLDAAGKTTILYKLKLGQSVTTIPTVGFNVETVTYKNVKFNVWDVGGQDKIRPLWRHYYTGTQGLIFVVDCADRDRIDEARQELHRIINDREMRDAIILIFANKQDLPDAMKPHEIQEKLGLTRIRDRNWYVQPSCATTGDGLYEGLTWLTSNYKS; encoded by the coding sequence ATGGGGAAGATGCTCTCAAAGATATTTGGGAACAAGGAGATGAGAATATTAATGCTTGGACTTGATGCCGCCGGGAAGACAACAATCCTCTACAAACTGAAACTGGGACAGTCCGTCACCACGATCCCCACCGTGGGCTTCAACGTGGAGACGGTCACCTACAAAAACGTCAAGTTCAACGTGTGGGATGTCGGCGGCCAGGATAAGATTCGCCCCCTGTGGCGACACTACTACACAGGCACCCAGGGGCTCATTTTTGTGGTGGATTGCGCTGACCGGGATCGCATCGACGAGGCGCGGCAGGAACTCCACCGTATCATCAATGACAGGGAGATGAGGGATGCCATCATCTTGATATTCGCCAATAAGCAAGACCTTCCCGACGCCATGAAGCCGCACGAAATCCAAGAGAAACTCGGATTGACACGCATCCGAGATAGAAATTGGTATGTTCAACCCTCGTGCGCGACCACAGGTGATGGACTCTATGAAGGCCTGACTTGGCTAACCTCTAATTACAAATCTTAA